From a region of the Streptomyces sp. B21-083 genome:
- a CDS encoding amino acid ABC transporter ATP-binding protein, with amino-acid sequence MTEVSMAKDAVPATGDLVVLKSVNKHFGALHVLQDIDLTIARGEVVVVIGPSGSGKSTLCRAINRLETIDSGDISIDGKPLPQEGKALARLRADVGMVFQSFNLFAHKTVLENVMLGQIKVRKADKKAAEEKARALLDRVGVATQADKYPAQLSGGQQQRVAIARALAMDPKVMLFDEPTSALDPEMINEVLEVMQQLAREGMTMIVVTHEMGFARSAANRVVFMADGRIVEEAVPDQFFSNPRSDRAKDFLSKILHH; translated from the coding sequence ATGACCGAAGTATCGATGGCCAAGGACGCCGTGCCCGCGACCGGCGATCTGGTCGTCCTGAAGAGCGTCAACAAGCACTTCGGCGCGTTGCATGTTCTCCAGGACATCGACCTGACCATCGCCCGCGGCGAGGTGGTCGTGGTCATCGGACCCTCCGGGTCCGGTAAGTCCACTCTGTGCCGCGCCATCAACCGTCTGGAGACCATCGATTCGGGAGACATCTCGATCGACGGCAAGCCACTGCCCCAGGAGGGCAAGGCGCTGGCCCGGCTGCGGGCCGATGTCGGCATGGTCTTCCAGTCCTTCAATCTCTTCGCGCACAAGACGGTGCTCGAGAACGTGATGCTGGGCCAGATCAAGGTCCGCAAGGCCGACAAGAAGGCGGCCGAGGAGAAGGCCCGCGCCCTGCTCGACCGGGTCGGCGTGGCCACGCAGGCGGACAAGTACCCCGCTCAGCTCTCCGGTGGCCAGCAACAGCGTGTCGCCATCGCGCGAGCCCTGGCCATGGACCCCAAGGTCATGCTCTTCGACGAGCCGACGTCGGCTCTCGACCCGGAGATGATCAACGAGGTCCTGGAGGTCATGCAGCAGCTCGCCCGCGAGGGCATGACCATGATCGTCGTCACCCACGAAATGGGGTTCGCCCGCTCGGCTGCGAACCGAGTGGTGTTCATGGCGGACGGCCGCATCGTCGAAGAGGCCGTGCCGGACCAGTTCTTCAGCAACCCGCGCAGCGACCGCGCGAAGGACTTCCTGTCCAAGATCCTTCATCACTGA
- a CDS encoding glutamate ABC transporter substrate-binding protein encodes MKLRKVTAATAAALVLALTATACGGDDNKSGSGSGGGDKIKVGIKFDQPGIGLKEPDGSFSGFDVDVATYVAKQLGYAPDKIEWVETKSADRETALARGDVKFIAASYSINDKRKAKVDFAGPYLLAHQDLLVKADSKIAKGTDLNGKKLCSVTGSTSAQNVHDTIAPRAQLKEYGGYSECIAGLQSGAVDAVTTDDSILAGFAAQDKYKGQFQLAGLKLSNENYGIGVKKGDTATVNKINTALEKMVSDGAWKTAVEKNFGPADYKNEQAPKIGDIVS; translated from the coding sequence ATGAAGCTTCGCAAGGTCACCGCCGCGACCGCCGCAGCCCTTGTCCTCGCCCTCACGGCGACGGCCTGTGGAGGCGACGACAACAAGAGCGGCAGCGGCTCCGGGGGCGGCGACAAGATCAAGGTCGGCATCAAGTTCGACCAGCCCGGTATCGGCCTGAAGGAGCCGGACGGCTCCTTCTCCGGCTTCGACGTGGACGTGGCGACGTACGTGGCCAAGCAGCTCGGCTACGCGCCCGACAAGATCGAGTGGGTCGAGACCAAGAGCGCCGACCGCGAGACCGCGCTCGCCCGTGGCGACGTGAAGTTCATCGCGGCCTCGTACTCGATCAACGACAAGCGCAAGGCGAAGGTCGACTTCGCCGGCCCCTACCTGCTCGCCCACCAGGACCTGCTCGTCAAGGCCGACTCCAAGATCGCCAAGGGCACGGACCTCAACGGCAAGAAGCTCTGCTCCGTGACCGGCTCGACCTCGGCACAGAACGTTCACGACACGATCGCTCCGAGGGCTCAGCTGAAGGAGTACGGCGGCTACTCGGAGTGCATCGCCGGCTTGCAGAGCGGCGCCGTGGACGCGGTCACCACGGACGACTCGATCCTCGCGGGCTTCGCCGCCCAGGACAAGTACAAGGGTCAGTTCCAGCTGGCGGGCCTCAAGCTGAGCAACGAGAACTACGGCATCGGTGTCAAGAAGGGCGACACCGCGACCGTGAACAAGATCAATACCGCGCTGGAGAAGATGGTCAGCGACGGCGCCTGGAAGACCGCGGTCGAGAAGAACTTCGGTCCGGCCGACTACAAGAACGAGCAGGCTCCGAAGATCGGCGACATCGTCAGCTAG
- a CDS encoding amino acid ABC transporter permease, with protein MFDFLDGYDVLGAFWMTVKLTALSALGSLVWGTLLAAMRVSPVPLMRGFGTAYVNIVRNIPLTVIIVFTSLGLADIFGMTMGASDNFDVQGFRLAVLGLVAYTAAFVCEALRSGINTVPPGQAEAARALGLSFSQVLGLVVLPQAFRSVIGPLANVLIALTKNTTVAAAIGVAEAATLMKTMIENEAQLVLIGVVFAFGFVVLTLPTGLALGWLSKRLAVKR; from the coding sequence GTGTTCGACTTTCTTGATGGTTACGACGTCCTCGGGGCGTTCTGGATGACGGTGAAACTCACCGCCCTCTCCGCCCTCGGCTCCCTGGTCTGGGGCACACTGCTGGCCGCCATGCGGGTCAGCCCGGTCCCGCTCATGCGCGGATTCGGCACGGCCTACGTGAACATCGTCCGCAACATCCCGTTGACGGTCATCATCGTCTTCACCTCACTCGGCCTCGCCGACATCTTCGGCATGACGATGGGCGCGTCCGACAACTTCGACGTCCAGGGCTTCCGGCTGGCGGTGCTCGGCCTCGTCGCCTACACCGCGGCCTTCGTCTGCGAGGCACTGCGCTCCGGCATCAACACCGTGCCCCCGGGTCAGGCCGAGGCGGCCCGCGCCCTCGGGTTGAGCTTCAGCCAGGTGCTGGGCCTCGTGGTGCTGCCGCAGGCGTTCCGGTCGGTCATCGGCCCGCTGGCCAACGTACTGATCGCACTGACCAAGAACACCACCGTGGCGGCCGCGATCGGCGTGGCCGAAGCCGCGACTCTGATGAAGACGATGATCGAGAACGAGGCTCAGTTGGTGCTTATCGGCGTGGTCTTCGCCTTCGGGTTCGTGGTGCTCACCCTGCCCACCGGGCTCGCCCTCGGCTGGCTGAGCAAGCGACTGGCGGTGAAGCGATGA
- a CDS encoding amino acid ABC transporter permease — MTSVLYDAPGPRAKQRNVILTVVFFVLLALFLWWIWRTMDDKGQLKWALWEPFTTSQAWTTYLLPGLANTMKAAALSMVIALPLGAALGIARMSDHRWVRIPAGVVVEFFRSIPVLLLMLFAAAFYVSSTDISSESRPLYAVVTGLVLYNASVLAEIVRAGILSLPRGQSEAALAVGLRKGQAMTNILLPQAVTVMLPAIVSQLVVIVKDTALGGVMLGFTELLNARSTLAANYANVVASFIVVAVIFIVINFLITSFASWLEGRLRRGKKSTGVVLGPATVAGTEATGAGGSI, encoded by the coding sequence ATGACCTCCGTGCTCTACGACGCACCGGGCCCCCGCGCCAAACAGCGCAACGTGATCCTCACTGTCGTCTTCTTCGTCCTGCTCGCCCTGTTCCTGTGGTGGATCTGGCGGACGATGGACGACAAGGGGCAGCTGAAGTGGGCCCTTTGGGAGCCGTTCACCACGTCACAGGCCTGGACGACCTATCTGCTGCCCGGCCTCGCCAACACCATGAAGGCCGCGGCGCTCTCCATGGTGATCGCCCTTCCCCTGGGTGCGGCCCTGGGTATCGCACGGATGTCCGACCACCGGTGGGTCCGGATACCGGCCGGAGTGGTGGTCGAGTTCTTCCGGTCGATTCCGGTGCTGCTGCTCATGCTGTTCGCCGCCGCGTTCTACGTCAGCTCCACGGACATCAGCAGTGAGTCACGCCCCCTCTACGCGGTCGTCACCGGTCTGGTCCTCTACAACGCCTCGGTGCTCGCCGAGATCGTACGTGCGGGCATCCTGTCCCTCCCCAGGGGACAGTCGGAGGCCGCCCTCGCGGTCGGTCTGCGCAAGGGCCAGGCGATGACGAACATCCTGCTCCCGCAGGCCGTCACCGTCATGCTTCCGGCGATCGTCAGCCAGCTCGTCGTCATCGTGAAGGACACCGCGCTGGGCGGCGTCATGCTCGGGTTCACCGAGCTTCTCAACGCGCGCAGCACGCTCGCGGCCAACTACGCCAACGTCGTTGCGAGCTTCATCGTGGTGGCGGTCATCTTCATCGTGATCAACTTCCTCATCACCAGCTTCGCGAGCTGGCTGGAGGGCCGACTGCGGCGCGGCAAGAAGTCGACCGGTGTGGTGCTCGGACCGGCGACGGTGGCCGGCACGGAGGCTACCGGCGCGGGTGGCTCCATCTGA
- a CDS encoding FAD-dependent monooxygenase: MDPVIIVGAGPVGLTLALALARQAVPSVVLDEGPGKDDQRPARTVVLREDTAALLERLTGVPIAEAGFHWAGWRSMRRKQVTRQISFGAEESGGPADTPSSLQSQPVTESDTPLHIAQHVLTSALRTAIARERLVKVAVNSRLDSAEQEPSGVTAHTRGPGGTWWRGSYLVGCDGPRSTVRKLQDIRFPGRTAVERHAVAALRTELPWPGEALLHRMPPWRTSGPSAGEITARPLPYSVWRLDWLLPPGKDLVTPELLVTRVRETLAGWSGGPTPPYDLLDTGVHIVHHRLARRWRVGRIFLAGDAAHLLGALGTQGLDEGLRDADNLAWKLALAWHHGPHEALLDSYQTERRAAVSARLRAADQALPLLRGGAGLRSYVPGSTRGNDALLTDGHLGRGVLGEPETYARSPLAPQHLEAEVPVDTLPGAQVTDVRVTAEDGSFVRLRERLGRGALLVVLIAPGTGVWERKHWVSAGIMPRLAAAVAALPHPAELLVTESYPGAAAHTVLLVRPDGHLVTALGGVRPADLYAAAEATLGGPPQDTTDEADGTSSGSDKSDTKANTEATEATAGTR; the protein is encoded by the coding sequence ATGGACCCGGTGATCATCGTCGGAGCGGGGCCGGTCGGACTCACGCTGGCGCTTGCGCTGGCGCGCCAGGCGGTCCCCTCGGTCGTCCTCGACGAGGGGCCCGGCAAGGACGACCAGCGTCCCGCGCGCACCGTCGTACTGCGCGAGGACACCGCCGCGCTCCTGGAGCGGCTGACCGGTGTGCCGATCGCCGAGGCCGGTTTCCACTGGGCCGGATGGCGGTCGATGCGGCGCAAGCAGGTGACACGTCAGATCTCTTTCGGCGCCGAGGAATCCGGCGGCCCGGCGGACACGCCGTCGAGCCTCCAGTCTCAGCCCGTCACGGAGTCGGACACCCCCCTGCACATCGCCCAGCACGTACTGACCAGCGCCCTGCGGACCGCCATCGCGCGCGAGCGGCTCGTCAAGGTCGCCGTCAACAGCCGCCTCGACTCGGCCGAGCAGGAACCTTCCGGTGTCACGGCCCACACTCGGGGCCCGGGCGGCACCTGGTGGCGCGGCAGCTACCTGGTCGGCTGCGACGGCCCGCGCTCCACGGTGCGCAAACTGCAGGACATCCGCTTCCCCGGACGTACGGCCGTGGAACGACACGCCGTAGCCGCGCTGCGTACGGAACTTCCGTGGCCCGGTGAGGCGTTGTTGCACCGGATGCCGCCGTGGCGGACATCGGGTCCCTCGGCCGGGGAGATCACCGCCCGCCCGCTCCCCTACAGTGTGTGGCGCCTGGACTGGCTGCTGCCGCCCGGCAAGGACCTGGTCACGCCCGAGCTTCTCGTGACCCGCGTCCGTGAGACCCTCGCGGGCTGGAGCGGCGGGCCCACACCGCCGTACGACCTGCTCGACACCGGCGTCCACATCGTCCACCACCGGCTCGCCCGACGTTGGCGGGTCGGCCGGATCTTCCTCGCCGGGGACGCCGCGCACCTGCTCGGCGCGCTCGGCACCCAGGGGCTGGACGAGGGACTGCGGGACGCCGACAACCTCGCCTGGAAACTGGCCCTGGCCTGGCACCACGGCCCGCACGAGGCACTGCTCGACAGCTACCAGACCGAGCGGCGCGCGGCGGTCTCCGCCCGGCTGCGCGCCGCCGACCAGGCGCTCCCACTGCTGCGCGGCGGCGCGGGGCTACGGTCGTACGTCCCCGGGTCGACCCGGGGAAACGATGCGCTGCTCACGGACGGTCATCTGGGGCGCGGGGTACTCGGCGAGCCGGAGACATACGCCCGTTCGCCGCTGGCGCCCCAGCACCTTGAGGCGGAGGTCCCGGTGGACACCTTGCCCGGCGCACAGGTGACGGACGTACGTGTCACCGCCGAGGACGGTTCCTTCGTGCGGCTGCGGGAGCGGCTTGGCCGCGGTGCGCTGCTGGTGGTGCTGATCGCGCCGGGTACGGGTGTGTGGGAGCGCAAGCACTGGGTGAGCGCCGGGATCATGCCCCGGCTGGCGGCCGCGGTGGCCGCGCTGCCGCACCCCGCCGAGCTACTGGTCACCGAGAGCTATCCGGGCGCCGCCGCCCACACCGTGCTGCTGGTCCGCCCGGACGGCCACCTGGTGACCGCGCTGGGCGGAGTGCGTCCGGCCGACCTGTACGCGGCGGCCGAGGCGACGCTGGGCGGGCCCCCACAGGACACGACGGACGAGGCCGACGGAACGAGCAGCGGGTCCGACAAGTCGGACACGAAGGCAAACACGGAAGCCACGGAAGCCACGGCGGGTACGCGCTGA
- a CDS encoding cysteine dioxygenase: protein MSLSPSVSAPARVSETPTTPTQADLLDFVRRTAADGELIASLPLDPEGRTWVRLEGPGGSEAWLIGWPPGTGTGWHDHADSVGAFLTAAGELKENSLAARLPTDGWKTLELTEDVDRERRLPAGQGRGFGRHHVHEVLNESRDQHAISVHAYYPPLPQIRRYSRTGPVLRLEHVERPQDWQ from the coding sequence GTGTCCCTGTCACCCTCCGTATCCGCACCCGCCCGGGTCTCCGAGACGCCCACGACCCCGACGCAGGCGGACCTGCTCGACTTCGTACGACGCACAGCTGCCGACGGCGAGCTGATCGCCTCCCTGCCGCTCGACCCCGAGGGCCGCACCTGGGTTCGCCTTGAGGGCCCCGGCGGCAGCGAGGCCTGGCTGATCGGCTGGCCGCCCGGCACCGGCACCGGCTGGCACGACCACGCCGACTCGGTCGGCGCCTTCCTCACCGCGGCCGGAGAGCTCAAGGAGAACTCGCTCGCCGCCCGGCTGCCCACCGACGGCTGGAAGACCCTCGAACTCACCGAGGACGTCGACCGGGAACGGCGGCTGCCTGCCGGCCAGGGCCGGGGGTTCGGCCGCCATCATGTGCACGAGGTGCTCAACGAGTCCCGCGACCAGCACGCGATCTCGGTCCACGCCTACTATCCGCCACTGCCCCAGATCCGCCGCTACAGCCGTACGGGACCGGTGCTGCGTCTGGAGCACGTCGAGCGCCCACAGGACTGGCAGTGA
- the recX gene encoding recombination regulator RecX has product MTRRTDWAEYAYPDASEDRGGGVRGGSTGGDSAYGDAGPNGGGLGAHEGDGVYEGDGGPAAGARRGRGAPGDGRRQGDGSPGGGRRRGGSDPSGESSPYGDGGSSAESPRGEGPRGGRGRRRQRGFGEPGGDPQDGGSVSSSRAERTEPPADPAERARAICLRLLTGTPRTRKQLADALRKREIPDEVAEEVLSRFEEVGLINDSAFADAWVESRHHGRGLARRALVQELRTKGVDPTLIDEAVGQLDSEQEETTARELVARKLRVTRGLDRDKRLRRLAGMLARKGYPQGMALRVVRQALEEEGEGGDDAEFLGDDEY; this is encoded by the coding sequence GTGACACGACGAACCGACTGGGCCGAGTACGCCTACCCCGATGCCTCGGAAGACCGGGGCGGTGGGGTCCGCGGGGGCTCCACCGGGGGTGACAGCGCCTACGGGGACGCCGGGCCGAACGGGGGTGGCCTGGGCGCTCACGAAGGCGACGGGGTGTACGAGGGTGACGGAGGCCCCGCTGCCGGAGCGCGCCGCGGCCGGGGTGCGCCGGGGGACGGCCGACGTCAAGGTGACGGTTCCCCGGGTGGCGGGCGGCGCCGTGGCGGCAGTGACCCGAGCGGCGAGAGCAGCCCGTACGGCGACGGGGGCTCAAGCGCTGAGAGCCCTCGCGGTGAGGGCCCGCGTGGTGGGCGCGGTCGTCGACGGCAGCGCGGCTTCGGCGAGCCGGGCGGCGACCCACAGGACGGAGGTTCCGTCTCCTCGTCGAGGGCCGAGAGGACGGAGCCGCCGGCGGACCCGGCTGAGCGGGCGCGGGCGATCTGCCTGCGCCTGCTCACCGGGACCCCGCGTACGCGGAAGCAGCTCGCGGACGCCCTGCGCAAGCGCGAGATCCCGGACGAGGTCGCCGAGGAGGTGCTGTCACGGTTCGAGGAAGTCGGACTGATCAACGACAGCGCGTTCGCGGACGCCTGGGTCGAGTCCCGTCATCACGGCCGGGGACTGGCCCGGCGGGCCCTCGTACAGGAACTGCGCACCAAGGGCGTGGACCCCACGCTCATCGACGAGGCCGTCGGGCAGCTCGACTCCGAGCAGGAGGAGACGACCGCGCGGGAACTCGTCGCCCGCAAACTGCGGGTGACCCGCGGCCTCGACCGCGACAAGAGGCTGCGGCGCCTGGCGGGCATGCTCGCCCGCAAGGGCTACCCCCAGGGCATGGCCCTGCGGGTGGTTCGGCAGGCACTGGAGGAGGAGGGCGAGGGGGGCGACGACGCCGAGTTCCTCGGGGACGACGAGTACTGA
- the recA gene encoding recombinase RecA: MAGTDREKALDAALAQIERQFGKGAVMRLGERPNEPIEVIPTGSTALDVALGVGGLPRGRVVEVYGPESSGKTTLTLHAVANAQKAGGQVAFVDAEHALDPEYAKKLGVDIDNLILSQPDNGEQALEIVDMLVRSGALDLIVIDSVAALVPRAEIEGEMGDSHVGLQARLMSQALRKITGALSQSQTTAIFINQLREKIGVMFGSPETTTGGRALKFYASVRLDIRRIETLKDGTDAVGNRTRVKVVKNKVAPPFKQAEFDILYGQGISREGGLIDMGVEHGFVRKAGAWYTYEGDQLGQGKENARNFLKDNPDLANEIEKKILEKLGVGVRPEKPTEEPGADAAVTVGSDEAAKTVPAPAAKTTKARATAAKS; encoded by the coding sequence ATGGCAGGAACCGACCGCGAGAAGGCGTTGGACGCCGCTCTCGCACAGATTGAACGGCAGTTCGGTAAGGGCGCGGTGATGCGCCTGGGCGAGCGGCCGAATGAGCCCATCGAGGTCATCCCCACCGGGTCGACCGCGCTCGACGTCGCGCTCGGCGTCGGCGGCCTGCCGCGCGGCCGAGTGGTGGAGGTGTACGGCCCGGAGTCCTCCGGCAAGACGACCCTGACCCTGCACGCGGTGGCGAACGCGCAGAAGGCCGGTGGCCAGGTCGCCTTCGTGGACGCGGAGCACGCGCTCGACCCCGAGTACGCGAAGAAGCTCGGCGTCGACATCGACAACCTGATCCTGTCCCAGCCGGACAACGGCGAGCAGGCCCTGGAGATCGTGGACATGCTGGTCCGCTCCGGTGCCCTCGACCTCATCGTCATCGACTCCGTCGCCGCGCTCGTCCCCCGCGCGGAGATCGAGGGCGAGATGGGTGACTCGCACGTGGGTCTGCAGGCCCGTCTGATGAGCCAGGCGCTCCGAAAGATCACCGGTGCGCTGAGCCAGTCCCAGACGACCGCGATCTTCATCAACCAGCTCCGCGAGAAGATCGGCGTGATGTTCGGCTCGCCGGAGACCACCACCGGTGGCCGGGCCCTCAAGTTCTACGCTTCGGTGCGGCTCGACATCCGCCGCATCGAGACGCTCAAGGACGGCACCGACGCGGTCGGCAACCGCACCCGCGTCAAGGTCGTCAAGAACAAGGTCGCGCCGCCCTTCAAGCAGGCCGAGTTCGACATCCTCTACGGGCAGGGCATCAGCCGCGAAGGCGGTCTGATCGACATGGGCGTGGAGCACGGCTTCGTCCGCAAGGCCGGCGCCTGGTACACGTACGAGGGCGACCAGCTCGGCCAGGGCAAGGAGAACGCGCGCAACTTCCTGAAGGACAACCCCGATCTCGCCAACGAGATCGAGAAGAAGATCCTTGAGAAGCTGGGCGTCGGTGTGCGGCCGGAGAAGCCGACCGAGGAGCCTGGCGCGGACGCGGCGGTCACCGTCGGCTCGGACGAGGCCGCGAAGACCGTGCCTGCTCCGGCGGCCAAGACCACCAAGGCCAGGGCCACGGCGGCCAAGAGCTAG